In a genomic window of Macrobrachium nipponense isolate FS-2020 chromosome 10, ASM1510439v2, whole genome shotgun sequence:
- the LOC135224282 gene encoding piggyBac transposable element-derived protein 3-like, with translation MPMEEEGEPNPKRSRADEWKKEDIDIRALPNFIHQKPDYLREPYEYFSQFFTGELRERIVYQSNLYSRQKDVGSNFHMSEEDLMVFLGLIVYMGLVPLPSIVDFWAVKTRIPQVADFMSRNRFKTIRSSLHFSDNDQAAASQDRFFKVRVSFTKVTREFLKVPETPIHSIDEVMVAYKGTRAGNLCQYVAKKPDKWGFKLFCRSSVDGFVHDILMYQGETTFVSHHTMLSEEEKAMSVTSKFVVALVNTIKDPSNSAVYADNYFTSIGLAKYLRSQYGCRYVGTARENRVGHPPLTSVKEMNKKATQRGTLDYVSSDGILVARWKDNSIVTILSSDVGVEPMGTVERYERAAKKKVPIPCPSVIQMYNNRMGGH, from the coding sequence atgcctatggaagaggaaggtgagcctaaccctaagaggtctcgtgctgatgaatggaagaaggaagacatTGATATCCGTGCCCTGCCCAACTTCATTCATCAGAAGCCTGACTATTTGAGGGAACCTTAtgaatatttctcccagttcttcACAGGTGAATTGAGGGAACGCATTGTGTATCAATCCAACCTGTACTCAAGACAGAAGGATGTAGGCAGCAACTTCCACATGTCAGAAGAGGATCTCATGGTTTTCCTTGGCCTCATCGTGTACATGGGCCTGGTTCCTCTCCCTAGTATAGTTGACTTCTGGGCCGTGAAGACCAGGATTCCTCAagttgcagacttcatgtccaggaACCGCTTCAAGACAATTCGATCATCCCTTCACTTCAGTGACAATGACCAGGCAGCTGCATCCCAAGATCGGTTCTTCAAGGTGAGAGTCTCCTTCACCAAGGTCACCAGAGAGTTCCTGAAAGTTCCTGAGACTCCTATCCACTCCATTGATGAAGTGATGGTCGCCTATAAGGGCACAAGGGCTGGTAACCTTTGCCAGTATGTCGCAAAGAAGCCTGACAAGTGGGGCTTCAAGTTGTTCTGCCGCTCCAGTGTGGATGGGTTTGTGCATGATATTCTCATGTACCAAGGGGAGACGACCTTTGTGAGCCACCATACTATGCTATCTGAAGAGGAGAAAGCCATGTCTGTAACTTCCAAGTTTGTTGTCGCCTTAGTGAATACCATCAAGGACCCCAGTAACTCAGCAGTGTATGCAGACAACTACTTCACAAGTATAGGGTTGGCCAAGTACCTGAGATCACAGTATGGATGCCGGTATGTGGGCACTGCCAGGGAAAACAGAGTTGgtcatcctcccctgacgtctgtGAAGGAGATGAACAAGAAAGCGACACAAAGGGGGACACTGGACTATGTCTCTTCTGATGGCATCCTTGTTGCAAGATGGAAGGACAACAGCATTGTGACAATCTTGTCCTCTGATGTTGGTGTGGAGCCCATGGGAACAGTGGAGCGGTACGAAAGGGCAGCCAAGAAGAAGGTTCCCATTCCTTGCCCATCTGTCATCCAGATGTACAACAACCGCATGGGGGGCCATTGA